One genomic segment of Drosophila melanogaster chromosome 3L includes these proteins:
- the CG11726 gene encoding uncharacterized protein, whose amino-acid sequence MAKMSKSSRSFKLPPVSSSSVSSVSGSESGQGLEDMLHVTKVRTSQVDNAELFMYGDGPKKSNSDLQKKVSTPDPEEEVSMEPPFVALVSNLPMECTEGELRKVFTSFSIRSLTIPKKGKRPKGFAYVEMDSREDLVRLLKMDKLKCRGRCLMAKIGQLPPEPPTKAAGDGFSLFTCSGRQFDINSSHYSASVSDLSTIDSPISARNSPFPSESESSFFGRDNPIKRIPSSTEEVERRMQIRLQKLAEFENSESERIKSECEDDPDAFMSWSDALDEIRKSETDSSNHTES is encoded by the coding sequence atggcaAAGATGTCCAAGTCATCGCGTAGCTTCAAGCTGCCACCAGTCAGCTCCTCTTCCGTGTCCTCGGTCTCCGGCAGCGAATCCGGGCAAGGATTGGAAGACATGTTGCACGTGACAAAGGTGCGAACTTCCCAGGTGGACAACGCAGAGCTTTTCATGTACGGCGACGGGCCCAAAAAATCGAATTCAGATCTGCAGAAAAAGGTCAGTACACCCGATCCGGAAGAGGAGGTGTCAATGGAACCACCATTTGTGGCATTGGTCAGCAATTTGCCAATGGAGTGCACTGAAGGCGAGTTGCGGAAAGTGTTCACCAGTTTTTCGATCCGTTCTCTAACCATTCCGAAGAAGGGAAAGCGACCCAAGGGATTTGCGTATGTGGAAATGGATTCCCGCGAGGATCTCGTTCGTCTGCTCAAAATGGATAAGCTTAAGTGCCGTGGTCGTTGTCTTATGGCCAAAATAGGCCAATTGCCACCCGAACCACCGACAAAGGCAGCTGGAGATGGCTTTTCATTATTTACTTGTTCAGGCAGGCAATTTGATATAAACTCTAGCCATTATTCGGCCAGTGTCAGTGATCTCAGCACCATCGATTCGCCAATCTCTGCGAGGAACTCACCATTTCCTTCGGAAAGTGAGTCGTCCTTTTTCGGCAGGGATAATCCTATAAAAAGAATTCCTAGTAGCACTGAGGAAGTGGAACGCCGTATGCAAATTCGTCTTCAGAAACTAGCCGAATTCGAAAATTCTGAATCGGAGAGAATTAAGAGTGAATGCGAGGATGATCCGGATGCCTTCATGTCCTGGAGCGATGCCCTAGACGAGATTAGAAAATCTGAAACTGATTCCTCAAATCATACTGAATCCTAG